Proteins from a single region of Synechococcus sp. WH 8109:
- a CDS encoding CAAD domain-containing protein, which yields MGPVDEPRPEAETPGSDPTPAPEPSPAPTPEPEPTPAPTPAPTPAPTPAPTPAPVIASTVSIPAQESADGEGGEWELLVGKVKDWLEQNDLAELWTKAQLPLRVVGGLIVFSLVSTVYSGVLSSINSIPLVPGLLELAGVIWLVNFALRNLIRNSDRDNFIKGARSTWTRVTGRSS from the coding sequence ATGGGTCCTGTCGACGAGCCGCGCCCTGAAGCCGAAACCCCAGGCAGCGACCCCACGCCCGCTCCGGAGCCCTCGCCAGCTCCAACGCCGGAACCTGAGCCGACTCCGGCGCCCACTCCAGCCCCGACTCCGGCACCGACCCCCGCTCCAACACCAGCCCCGGTGATCGCCTCCACCGTGTCGATCCCTGCTCAGGAGAGCGCCGATGGAGAAGGCGGTGAATGGGAGCTGCTGGTGGGCAAGGTGAAGGACTGGCTCGAACAGAACGATCTGGCTGAGCTCTGGACAAAAGCCCAGCTGCCGCTGCGGGTGGTGGGCGGTTTGATCGTGTTCAGCCTGGTGTCGACGGTTTACTCCGGTGTGCTCAGCAGCATCAACAGCATCCCTCTGGTGCCAGGCCTATTGGAGCTGGCGGGCGTGATCTGGCTGGTGAACTTCGCCCTGCGCAACCTGATCCGCAACAGCGATCGGGACAACTTCATCAAGGGTGCCCGCTCGACATGGACCCGCGTGACAGGCCGATCAAGCTGA
- the petG gene encoding cytochrome b6-f complex subunit V: MIEPLLCGIVLGLIPVTLMGLFVAAWNQYRRGGSALGG, encoded by the coding sequence ATGATCGAACCTCTGCTCTGCGGCATCGTTCTGGGTCTGATCCCCGTCACGCTGATGGGTCTGTTCGTGGCGGCATGGAATCAGTACCGCCGTGGTGGCAGCGCTCTGGGGGGCTGA
- the hisH gene encoding imidazole glycerol phosphate synthase subunit HisH, whose protein sequence is MSLNLGLIDYGMGNLHSVEKCLERLDQGCSLIHNAGHLDGVDALILPGVGAFDPAMANLRATGLVPHLLRWGQEDRPLLGICLGLQLLFEQSDEGSDPGLGLLGGRVTRLPSNSGERIPHMGWAPLKHHSTCPLLSSNAPSEWVYFVHSYAAVPTDRNDLKASAPFGDQEVTAVVWRGRVGACQFHPEKSSDAGEQMLKRWLTWLRNGAEPCP, encoded by the coding sequence TTGAGTCTGAACCTCGGGTTAATCGATTACGGCATGGGCAATCTCCACTCCGTGGAGAAATGCCTCGAGCGGCTTGACCAAGGCTGTTCGTTAATCCATAACGCCGGTCATCTGGACGGTGTTGATGCACTGATCCTGCCCGGGGTCGGCGCCTTCGACCCGGCTATGGCCAACCTCAGGGCCACCGGGCTGGTGCCCCACCTGCTCCGTTGGGGCCAAGAGGATCGTCCCTTGCTCGGCATCTGCCTGGGCCTGCAACTGCTGTTCGAGCAGAGCGATGAAGGGAGCGATCCAGGCCTCGGGCTCTTAGGCGGACGGGTGACACGCCTTCCCAGCAACAGCGGCGAACGCATCCCCCACATGGGCTGGGCTCCGTTGAAGCATCACAGCACCTGCCCGCTGCTCAGCAGCAATGCCCCCTCGGAGTGGGTGTATTTCGTGCACAGCTACGCAGCTGTCCCCACCGATCGGAATGACCTCAAGGCCTCGGCCCCCTTCGGCGATCAGGAGGTAACCGCTGTGGTCTGGCGGGGCCGAGTCGGCGCCTGCCAGTTCCATCCGGAGAAGTCGTCCGATGCCGGAGAACAGATGCTCAAGCGTTGGTTGACCTGGCTGCGCAACGGGGCTGAACCCTGCCCATGA
- the gyrA gene encoding DNA gyrase subunit A, giving the protein MTDSVGPVGGGPGDSDDRIIQTDLRNEMSRSYLEYAMSVIVGRALPDARDGLKPVHRRILYAMYELGLTSDRPYRKCARVVGEVLGKYHPHGDTAVYDALVRMAQEFSMSMPLIDGHGNFGSVDNDPPAAMRYTESRLRALTTDSLLEDIEAETVDFADNFDGSQQEPTVLPARIPQLLLNGSAGIAVGMATNIPPHNLNELIDGLQALIANPEITDQELIQLIPGPDFPTGGQILGREGIRETYLGGRGSVTMRGVANIETIEAPGRPDRDAVIITELPYQTNKAALIERIAELVNDKKLEGISDIRDESDRDGMRIVVELRRDAYPQVVLNNLFKLTPLQSNFSAYMLALVNGEPILLTLRKMLEVFLDFRVETIERRTRYLLRKAEERDHILLGLLLALDQLDPIIALIRAAPDTATARQQLQDRHGLSDIQADAILQMQLRRLTALEADKIRLEHEDLVTKIADYKDILGRRERVFGIIQSELGQLQERYPTRRRTEILDLGGGLSDIDLIANERSVVLLTETGYLKRMPVSEFEATSRGTRGKAGTRSQGEDAVKLFISCNDHDTLVLFSDRGVSYALPAYRVPQCSRAAKGTPVVQLLPIPREEAITTLIPVSEFSDDTDLVMLTRGGFIKRTRLSAFSNIRSNGLIAINLEEGDALTWVRLAVPGDSVLIGSKAGMTIHFRLSDEELRPLGRTARGVRSMNLRDGDALVSMDVLPVELADQVAASAEDEEDAASEGPWVLVASASGLGKRVPVTQFRLQKRAGMGLRAMKFRTDTDELVGLSVLGAGEELLLVSEKGVIVRTSADAIPQQSRAATGVRLQKLDKGDRLLKVVLVPPEAEDDPADDTLNDSESSDTETTNTENDAQDS; this is encoded by the coding sequence ATGACGGATTCTGTGGGGCCTGTAGGCGGCGGTCCCGGCGATTCCGACGATCGGATCATCCAGACGGACCTGCGCAATGAGATGTCGCGCTCCTATTTGGAGTATGCGATGAGCGTGATCGTGGGTCGCGCCCTGCCCGATGCCCGCGACGGCCTCAAGCCGGTGCATCGCCGGATCCTGTACGCGATGTACGAGCTGGGCCTCACCAGCGATAGGCCTTACCGCAAGTGCGCCCGTGTGGTGGGCGAAGTGCTCGGCAAATATCACCCCCATGGGGACACCGCTGTGTATGACGCCCTGGTGCGCATGGCCCAGGAATTCTCCATGTCGATGCCCCTGATCGATGGGCACGGCAACTTCGGTTCGGTGGACAACGACCCACCGGCGGCCATGCGATATACCGAATCGCGGTTGCGGGCGCTCACTACCGACAGTCTCCTGGAGGATATCGAGGCGGAGACCGTTGATTTCGCCGACAACTTTGATGGCTCCCAGCAGGAGCCCACGGTCCTGCCGGCGCGGATCCCGCAGCTGCTGCTGAATGGTTCGGCGGGCATCGCCGTGGGGATGGCGACGAACATCCCCCCCCACAACCTCAATGAACTGATCGACGGGTTGCAGGCGCTGATCGCGAATCCCGAGATCACCGATCAAGAGTTGATCCAGCTGATTCCCGGCCCGGACTTCCCCACCGGTGGACAGATCCTCGGGCGTGAAGGCATCCGCGAGACCTACCTGGGTGGCCGCGGCTCGGTGACCATGCGCGGCGTGGCCAACATCGAAACGATCGAGGCGCCGGGGCGCCCCGATCGCGATGCCGTGATCATCACCGAGTTGCCTTATCAGACCAACAAAGCGGCGCTGATCGAGCGCATCGCTGAGCTGGTTAACGACAAGAAGCTCGAGGGCATCTCCGACATCCGCGACGAGAGCGATCGCGATGGCATGCGGATAGTCGTGGAGCTGCGCCGTGACGCCTACCCGCAGGTGGTGCTCAACAACCTGTTCAAGCTCACCCCGCTGCAGAGCAACTTCAGTGCCTACATGCTGGCGCTGGTGAATGGTGAGCCGATCCTGCTCACCCTGCGCAAGATGCTCGAGGTGTTCCTCGACTTCCGGGTCGAGACGATCGAGCGCCGCACCCGTTACCTGCTGCGTAAAGCCGAAGAGCGCGACCATATCTTGCTGGGCCTGCTGCTGGCCCTTGATCAGCTCGATCCGATCATTGCCCTAATCCGGGCTGCACCCGATACGGCCACGGCACGGCAACAGCTGCAGGATCGCCATGGCCTATCCGACATCCAGGCCGACGCCATCCTGCAGATGCAGCTGCGTCGTCTCACGGCTCTTGAAGCCGACAAGATCAGGCTCGAGCACGAGGATCTGGTTACCAAGATTGCCGACTACAAGGACATCCTTGGCCGGCGTGAGCGGGTGTTCGGAATCATCCAGAGCGAGCTCGGTCAGCTGCAGGAGCGCTACCCGACGCGGCGCCGCACCGAAATCCTCGACCTCGGCGGTGGTCTCTCCGACATCGACCTGATCGCGAACGAGCGTTCGGTAGTGTTGCTCACCGAGACCGGCTATCTCAAGCGGATGCCGGTGAGTGAATTTGAAGCCACCAGCCGCGGCACCCGTGGCAAGGCGGGCACCCGCAGCCAGGGTGAAGATGCGGTGAAGCTGTTCATCAGCTGCAACGACCACGACACCTTGGTGCTGTTCAGCGACCGTGGTGTGTCCTATGCCCTGCCGGCTTACCGCGTTCCCCAGTGCAGTCGTGCGGCCAAGGGAACACCGGTGGTGCAGCTGCTGCCTATCCCCCGGGAAGAAGCGATCACCACGTTGATACCGGTGTCGGAATTCAGCGACGACACCGACCTTGTGATGCTCACCCGAGGTGGCTTCATCAAGCGCACCCGCCTCTCGGCCTTCAGCAACATTCGCTCCAATGGCCTGATCGCCATCAACCTGGAGGAAGGCGATGCTCTCACCTGGGTTCGCCTGGCCGTGCCGGGCGACAGCGTCTTGATTGGCTCCAAAGCCGGGATGACCATCCATTTCCGCCTCAGTGATGAGGAATTGCGGCCTTTGGGGCGTACGGCCCGCGGCGTGCGGTCGATGAACCTGCGAGATGGCGATGCCCTGGTGAGCATGGATGTGCTGCCCGTGGAACTCGCCGATCAGGTGGCCGCCAGCGCAGAAGACGAAGAGGATGCCGCCAGTGAGGGCCCCTGGGTGCTTGTGGCGTCGGCCTCGGGTCTGGGCAAACGGGTTCCGGTGACGCAATTCCGCCTGCAGAAGCGGGCCGGCATGGGCCTGCGGGCGATGAAGTTCCGCACCGACACCGACGAGCTGGTGGGGCTGAGCGTGCTCGGTGCCGGTGAAGAGCTGCTGCTGGTGAGCGAGAAGGGGGTGATCGTGCGCACCAGCGCCGATGCCATCCCGCAGCAATCTCGAGCTGCCACTGGGGTGCGTCTGCAGAAGCTCGACAAGGGCGACCGGCTGCTGAAGGTGGTGTTGGTGCCGCCGGAAGCGGAAGACGACCCCGCTGACGACACGTTGAACGACAGTGAATCAAGTGACACCGAAACGACTAATACTGAAAACGACGCTCAGGACAGCTGA
- the trxA gene encoding thioredoxin — translation MSSAAAVTDASFEQDVLQSDVPVLVDFWAPWCGPCRMVAPIVEEIAKEFDGQIKVFKLNTDENPNVASQYGIRSIPTLMVFKGGQKVDTVVGAVPKATLSGTISKYL, via the coding sequence ATGTCCAGCGCTGCTGCTGTCACCGATGCATCCTTCGAGCAGGACGTGCTCCAGAGCGACGTGCCGGTCCTCGTGGACTTCTGGGCACCCTGGTGTGGACCCTGTCGGATGGTGGCTCCTATCGTGGAAGAGATCGCCAAGGAATTTGACGGCCAGATCAAGGTGTTCAAGCTCAACACCGACGAGAACCCCAACGTGGCCAGCCAGTACGGCATCCGTAGCATCCCGACACTGATGGTGTTCAAGGGTGGTCAGAAGGTGGACACCGTGGTGGGCGCTGTTCCAAAGGCAACCCTGTCAGGCACCATTTCCAAGTACCTCTGA
- a CDS encoding DUF3370 domain-containing protein, which translates to MKLAPLLSAAWLAVATMPGGAEVIERKQSVRPLPGGLDRVLMVNDNNPELIEDDGILISTFPDGKAGSVPVVLIGRFDLFSHHVYAGDAEGSPSSTLWLAVLAAPLGNAPVTLQLLSGSTSLSQATGPGQTQAPFLPLPSLMPETTDVVASGPGSRVAGDLLAGRSAAELTNRRWSLTPGAPTQLLLLPIPVAGLDPPLNGRNLQLRFHSTGPVAMATLAAHRKDGKAPKEQHWLQLLKHQRMSSKEHQPTPRGSKGKIIYSRVSGVQIGSSWRARITDPGSPVLAAPTAPISWPISSLERGTLATNQVQTAELKSFYPGTAWAAHGNYGVEYDLTLPLQNTGSAAVTLQLSLDSPLKGNSTTSLLRFRDDLNGPVMFRGPVQTTGLEDPEGVSKGRQTQHLVLRQGQQGPSLGQLMLKPGEAKQVRVRLIYPADATPPQVITVQPVKQS; encoded by the coding sequence ATGAAGCTCGCTCCGCTGTTGTCTGCTGCCTGGCTGGCTGTTGCAACCATGCCCGGCGGTGCGGAGGTGATTGAGCGTAAGCAGAGCGTTCGCCCCCTGCCGGGAGGCCTTGATCGCGTGTTGATGGTGAACGACAACAACCCCGAACTGATCGAGGACGACGGCATCCTGATCTCGACCTTCCCCGATGGAAAGGCGGGGTCGGTTCCGGTGGTGCTCATCGGTCGCTTCGACCTGTTCAGCCACCACGTGTATGCCGGTGATGCGGAGGGCAGCCCCAGCTCAACCCTGTGGCTGGCGGTGCTGGCGGCTCCGCTGGGGAATGCTCCTGTGACCCTGCAGCTGCTCTCAGGCAGCACCTCGCTTTCGCAGGCCACAGGGCCCGGCCAGACCCAGGCCCCCTTCCTGCCCTTGCCGAGCCTGATGCCGGAAACCACCGACGTGGTGGCGTCAGGACCCGGCAGCCGTGTGGCCGGAGATCTGTTGGCCGGCCGTAGCGCAGCGGAACTCACCAACCGCCGCTGGAGCCTGACTCCGGGCGCACCCACACAGCTGCTGCTTTTACCGATTCCCGTGGCCGGTCTCGATCCCCCGCTCAACGGTCGCAACCTGCAACTGCGCTTCCACAGCACCGGGCCGGTGGCGATGGCCACCCTGGCCGCCCATCGCAAGGACGGGAAGGCTCCAAAGGAACAGCACTGGCTACAGCTGCTCAAGCACCAGCGCATGAGCAGCAAGGAGCACCAACCCACCCCACGGGGCAGCAAGGGCAAGATCATCTATTCAAGGGTGAGCGGTGTTCAGATCGGCAGCAGCTGGCGGGCCCGCATCACCGACCCGGGCAGCCCAGTGCTGGCCGCACCCACGGCCCCCATCTCCTGGCCGATCAGCAGCCTGGAGCGCGGCACCCTCGCCACCAACCAGGTGCAAACCGCAGAACTCAAAAGCTTTTATCCCGGCACTGCCTGGGCGGCCCATGGCAACTACGGGGTGGAGTACGACCTCACACTGCCGCTGCAAAACACTGGCTCAGCCGCGGTGACGCTGCAGCTGTCGCTGGATTCGCCCCTCAAAGGCAACAGCACCACCTCCCTGCTGCGCTTCCGCGATGACCTCAACGGTCCGGTGATGTTCCGCGGGCCTGTGCAGACCACGGGTCTGGAGGATCCAGAGGGTGTTTCCAAGGGACGCCAGACCCAGCACCTGGTGCTGCGCCAGGGGCAACAGGGGCCGTCCTTGGGACAGCTGATGCTCAAGCCAGGGGAGGCCAAGCAGGTGCGCGTTCGCCTGATCTATCCCGCTGATGCCACGCCACCGCAGGTCATCACCGTGCAGCCTGTGAAACAATCCTGA
- a CDS encoding RNA methyltransferase yields the protein MNAVVVLVEPAGPLNIGSVARLCANFGVSELRLVVPRCDHLSDEAMLMAVHGQALLQAAVVVPDLLTAINDCRRIVGSCGRLDHGEIPLQTPEQALGWLLASDGSSSSSGAPVALVFGREDRGLSNSELRLCQRVLCLQSGEAYPSLNLSHAVAVVLHELARLNSVTTETRCIEPPSPDPAAAKALSACLDDATDLLLEAGFLLDHTASARMAKVRDLLQRATVRTEEVALLRGMVRQLRWAIRAKRP from the coding sequence TTGAATGCCGTTGTCGTGCTGGTGGAGCCGGCCGGCCCCCTGAACATCGGGAGCGTGGCCAGGCTCTGCGCCAATTTCGGGGTGAGCGAACTGCGGCTGGTGGTCCCCCGCTGTGACCACCTCAGCGATGAGGCCATGCTGATGGCCGTGCACGGCCAAGCGCTGCTTCAGGCCGCCGTGGTGGTTCCCGACCTGCTGACGGCCATCAATGACTGCCGCCGCATTGTGGGCAGCTGCGGACGCCTGGACCATGGCGAGATCCCCCTGCAAACACCCGAGCAGGCCCTGGGTTGGTTGCTGGCCAGCGATGGCAGCAGCTCCAGCTCAGGCGCCCCCGTGGCATTGGTGTTTGGACGGGAAGACCGCGGCCTCAGCAACAGTGAGCTGCGGCTCTGCCAGAGGGTTCTCTGCCTGCAGAGCGGGGAGGCCTATCCCTCGCTGAATCTCTCCCACGCCGTGGCGGTGGTGCTGCATGAGTTGGCCCGCCTCAACAGCGTGACCACTGAAACCCGCTGCATCGAGCCCCCATCGCCGGACCCTGCAGCCGCCAAGGCTCTTTCAGCATGTCTTGACGACGCCACCGACCTGCTGCTGGAGGCCGGTTTCCTGCTGGACCACACCGCCTCCGCCCGCATGGCCAAGGTGCGGGATCTGCTGCAACGCGCCACGGTGCGCACCGAAGAGGTGGCTTTGCTGCGGGGAATGGTGCGCCAACTGCGCTGGGCCATCCGCGCCAAGCGCCCCTAA
- a CDS encoding serine hydrolase — translation MSSSRSSRRSAGWKGPAQLILRLVLMGVGLGLLTGSGLRLLAPRVQQQEITLPSWLADQALITTLLGNAVEPPSTENAAGKQNAPVVAKGLKQARFAPRQEIRALSERWLELAAQQSDLQASAYMLILDDGRFAAMQAERPMAAASSIKTPILLAVLELLDQGTLQWNEPLTLTEELVGGGAGWMASRPLGSRFPTHEVATEMIRVSDNSATNLMIARAGGMDAINARFQELDLPSTVVNNWLPDLDGTNTTSARDLSRAIALVDSGELLAPRSRDLFREVMGTSITNTLLPRGLMRGLGGAQGEPDASLARKGYRVYNKTGDIGIAYADAGLIELPDGRRAVAGFLVEGPFNDPRSTELIRRLAAAMAPHLKPILVPAKP, via the coding sequence TTGAGCAGCAGTCGTTCGTCACGTCGCTCCGCCGGCTGGAAAGGTCCGGCCCAGCTCATCCTGCGGCTGGTGTTGATGGGGGTGGGTCTTGGACTGCTCACCGGCAGCGGCCTGCGGCTGCTGGCGCCGCGCGTTCAGCAACAGGAGATCACACTTCCCAGCTGGCTGGCCGATCAAGCGCTGATCACCACCCTGCTCGGTAACGCCGTGGAGCCGCCCAGCACTGAAAACGCCGCAGGGAAGCAAAATGCTCCTGTCGTGGCGAAGGGCCTGAAGCAGGCACGCTTCGCCCCCAGACAGGAAATCAGGGCGCTGTCGGAGCGCTGGCTGGAGCTGGCCGCGCAACAGAGCGATCTGCAGGCCAGCGCTTACATGCTGATCCTCGACGACGGGCGCTTTGCGGCCATGCAGGCCGAACGGCCGATGGCTGCCGCCAGCTCGATCAAGACGCCGATCCTGCTCGCAGTGTTGGAACTGCTGGATCAGGGAACACTGCAGTGGAACGAACCGCTCACACTCACCGAGGAGCTGGTGGGGGGAGGCGCCGGTTGGATGGCCTCCCGGCCCCTGGGCAGTCGCTTCCCCACCCATGAGGTGGCCACGGAAATGATCCGGGTGAGCGACAACTCCGCCACCAACCTGATGATTGCCCGGGCGGGGGGAATGGATGCGATCAACGCCCGCTTTCAGGAGCTGGATCTGCCCTCAACCGTGGTGAACAACTGGCTGCCGGATCTCGACGGAACCAACACCACCAGTGCCAGAGATCTCAGCCGGGCCATCGCCTTGGTAGATAGCGGTGAGCTGCTGGCTCCCCGCAGCCGGGATCTGTTTCGCGAGGTGATGGGCACGTCGATCACAAACACGCTGCTGCCCAGGGGCTTGATGCGCGGCCTCGGTGGCGCTCAGGGCGAACCGGACGCAAGCCTGGCCCGCAAGGGGTACCGCGTTTACAACAAAACAGGTGACATTGGCATCGCCTACGCCGATGCCGGGCTGATCGAACTCCCCGACGGACGACGCGCTGTGGCGGGATTTCTGGTGGAGGGCCCCTTCAATGATCCCCGATCCACCGAACTAATCCGTCGGCTCGCTGCTGCCATGGCACCGCACCTCAAACCCATCCTTGTTCCGGCCAAGCCATGA
- a CDS encoding GuaB3 family IMP dehydrogenase-related protein translates to MDIQLGRSKTVRRAYGIDEIALVPGGRTVDPEVTDTRWSLGGIEREIPIIASAMDGVVDVGMAVRLSQLGAIGVLNLEGVQTRYEDPNQVLDRIAAVGKDEFVPLMQEIYSQPVQEALIRKRIQDIKDQGGIAAVSGTPVAAMRFGKAIAEAGADLFFVQATVVSTDHTGPAGQETLDLEALCRDMGVPVVIGNCVTYDVALQLMRAGAAGVMVGIGPGAACTSRGVLGVGIPQATAVADCAAARADYEQESGRYVPIVADGGIVTGGDICKCIACGADAVMIGSPIARAEEAPGRGFHWGMATPSPVLPRGTRINVGNTGSIERILRGPAKLDDGTHNLLGCLKTSMGTLGAQTIKEMQQVEVVVAPSLLTEGKVYQKAQHLGMGK, encoded by the coding sequence GTGGACATTCAGCTCGGACGCTCCAAGACCGTTCGCCGGGCCTACGGAATCGATGAAATCGCTCTGGTGCCTGGGGGTCGCACGGTGGACCCCGAGGTCACCGATACCCGTTGGTCCCTTGGGGGAATCGAGCGCGAGATCCCGATCATCGCCAGCGCCATGGATGGTGTGGTGGACGTGGGCATGGCCGTTCGCCTGTCCCAACTGGGCGCCATCGGCGTTTTGAACCTTGAAGGTGTTCAGACCCGCTACGAAGACCCTAATCAGGTGCTGGATCGCATCGCCGCCGTCGGTAAGGACGAATTCGTCCCGCTGATGCAGGAGATCTACAGCCAGCCCGTACAAGAGGCGCTGATCCGTAAACGCATCCAGGACATCAAGGACCAAGGCGGCATTGCCGCCGTCAGCGGCACTCCGGTGGCCGCCATGCGTTTCGGCAAGGCCATCGCCGAAGCCGGAGCCGATCTGTTCTTCGTGCAGGCCACCGTGGTCTCGACGGATCACACCGGTCCTGCAGGCCAGGAGACCCTCGATCTGGAAGCCCTGTGCCGCGACATGGGCGTTCCCGTGGTGATCGGCAACTGCGTCACCTACGACGTGGCCCTGCAGCTGATGCGGGCTGGCGCCGCCGGCGTGATGGTCGGCATCGGCCCCGGTGCCGCCTGCACCTCCCGCGGCGTTCTCGGCGTGGGCATTCCCCAGGCCACCGCAGTGGCCGACTGCGCTGCCGCCCGGGCCGACTACGAACAGGAAAGCGGTCGCTACGTGCCGATCGTTGCCGACGGTGGCATCGTCACCGGCGGTGACATCTGCAAGTGCATCGCCTGTGGCGCCGACGCCGTGATGATCGGCTCCCCCATTGCCCGTGCCGAGGAAGCTCCCGGTCGGGGCTTCCATTGGGGCATGGCCACCCCAAGCCCGGTGCTGCCCCGCGGCACCCGCATCAATGTGGGCAACACCGGCAGCATCGAACGCATCCTGCGCGGCCCGGCCAAGTTGGACGACGGCACCCACAACCTGCTGGGCTGCCTGAAGACATCGATGGGCACCCTGGGCGCCCAAACCATCAAGGAGATGCAGCAGGTGGAAGTGGTCGTGGCACCCTCCCTGCTGACGGAAGGCAAGGTCTACCAAAAGGCCCAGCACCTCGGAATGGGCAAGTAA
- a CDS encoding c-type cytochrome: MVQPSRIAAESASADANDSSDRGRGLIAALVVSAATACVVLVLWVLGSAQQDPYIKASLELQGAVDHGGQLFRINCAGCHGLAGQGLVGPQLQGVSNQLKDPVLVHQIISGETPPMPSFEMEPQSMADLLAYLHTLS, from the coding sequence GTGGTCCAGCCGTCACGAATTGCGGCCGAATCGGCATCAGCTGATGCAAATGATTCGAGCGATCGGGGTCGCGGCCTGATCGCCGCGCTCGTGGTGTCGGCTGCCACGGCTTGCGTTGTGCTTGTGCTCTGGGTGCTGGGCAGTGCCCAGCAGGACCCCTACATCAAGGCCAGCCTTGAGCTGCAGGGGGCCGTTGACCACGGCGGCCAGCTGTTCCGGATCAATTGCGCCGGATGCCACGGCCTTGCCGGCCAGGGGTTGGTGGGCCCTCAACTTCAGGGCGTCAGCAACCAGCTCAAAGACCCCGTTCTGGTGCACCAGATCATCAGTGGCGAAACTCCCCCCATGCCGAGCTTTGAGATGGAACCGCAATCGATGGCCGATCTGCTTGCCTACCTGCACACCCTCAGCTGA
- the crtL gene encoding lycopene beta cyclase, producing the protein MAEPLDVLVLGGGPAALCIASELNQRGVAVAGIAPNQVDDPWPNTYGIWADELKAVGLEQLLEHRWRDTVSYFGEGGSTAQDQSHAHGIDYGLFDRAALQRHWLKRAEGVVWHQDTVQRVDVNGSTTNVCSASGIKLQARLVIDASGSRTPHIRRQDQGPVAGQAAYGVVGRFSKTPIEPGRFVLMDYRCDHLSEEQRSEPPTFLYAMDLGDGVFFVEETSLALAPGVPYDVLKRRLQQRLDLRGVEIIEVIHEEFCLFPMNLPLPDRSQPVLAFGGAASMVHPASGYMVGSLLRRGPDLAQAISVALANPSLGSAALAQRGWQALWPIELVLRHQLYEFGLGRLMGFNEALLRTHFATFFSLPREEWFGFLTNTLPLPRLMGVMLRLFALSPWELRRGLVLGVAQDQAPRF; encoded by the coding sequence TTGGCTGAGCCGTTGGATGTGCTGGTGCTAGGGGGTGGTCCTGCTGCCCTCTGCATCGCCTCGGAACTGAACCAACGGGGTGTTGCGGTTGCTGGCATCGCTCCGAATCAGGTCGACGATCCTTGGCCGAACACCTACGGCATCTGGGCCGATGAACTCAAAGCGGTGGGGCTTGAGCAGCTGCTGGAGCACCGTTGGAGGGACACCGTCAGTTATTTCGGTGAAGGTGGATCAACGGCTCAGGATCAGAGCCATGCCCATGGGATCGACTACGGCCTGTTCGATCGGGCTGCTCTGCAGCGCCATTGGCTGAAGCGGGCTGAGGGCGTGGTCTGGCATCAAGACACGGTTCAGAGGGTGGATGTGAATGGCTCAACCACCAATGTGTGCTCCGCATCGGGAATCAAGTTGCAGGCGCGCTTGGTGATTGATGCCTCCGGTTCGCGCACGCCCCACATTCGCCGTCAAGATCAGGGGCCGGTGGCGGGCCAGGCGGCCTACGGCGTGGTGGGCCGTTTCTCCAAAACGCCGATTGAGCCAGGCCGGTTTGTGTTGATGGACTACCGCTGCGATCACCTCAGCGAGGAGCAGCGCAGCGAACCGCCCACGTTTTTGTACGCGATGGATTTGGGCGATGGGGTGTTCTTCGTGGAGGAAACCTCACTCGCCTTGGCACCGGGTGTTCCCTACGACGTGCTCAAGCGACGGCTCCAGCAGCGCCTTGATCTGCGCGGCGTGGAGATCATTGAGGTGATCCACGAAGAGTTCTGCCTCTTCCCGATGAACCTGCCGCTGCCGGATCGCAGTCAACCGGTGCTGGCGTTTGGGGGTGCAGCGAGCATGGTGCATCCGGCCTCGGGCTACATGGTGGGATCGCTGTTGCGGAGGGGACCTGATCTGGCCCAGGCCATTTCCGTAGCTCTCGCCAATCCAAGCCTTGGCTCAGCGGCCCTGGCGCAACGGGGTTGGCAAGCTCTCTGGCCGATTGAGTTGGTGCTGCGGCATCAGCTCTATGAATTCGGCTTGGGCCGTTTGATGGGCTTCAACGAAGCGTTGTTGCGCACCCACTTCGCCACGTTCTTCTCATTGCCGCGGGAGGAGTGGTTTGGCTTCCTCACCAACACATTGCCGCTGCCGCGCTTGATGGGGGTGATGCTGCGCTTGTTCGCCCTATCCCCCTGGGAATTGCGGCGCGGATTGGTGCTGGGGGTGGCTCAAGATCAAGCTCCTCGGTTTTGA